A window from Kluyveromyces lactis strain NRRL Y-1140 chromosome E complete sequence encodes these proteins:
- the YSP2 gene encoding Ysp2p (weakly similar to uniprot|Q06681 Saccharomyces cerevisiae YDR326C Hypothetical ORF), whose protein sequence is MTLTIGEETKSRLRSLSGNTSSLLNLNKRKKKNKEKKKDKDKSQPKSQGNTRVLRSTSLKPNVNDDASALSSNSSYDKVYLMDGSDHKAGSANHASDKNNVSSTGSGIQSIKIRSSRQSGEKSRSRSLRISTSLSRLPRKNSLNAGNDTSSTEGFNQTAMTREENTDPLGSRLRVSDSKASLSDVPSTTLFTKFKSSKSDSATPVKSKPDESDSGLFSSLISAAHNAANHLIPKSSLKSSSSLYDEPSNGDRTQLLTSGIGGTDTSNDPYNHTGSFLNHLDFLLAPSSNNDYLLKKATTLDTLNTSDSSTSSISQQMTNPSSTVPLYDDSDQDGNNSDDIGSVGTFMDKVKFTSVKQDNAPPISTFGRGNLTLDAIEKDKDDLKSTGFHTPSVLITTDQPDRPVSSPSPLSMPNDDANTDSNTNSASPSFEKTRPRNGRSRRPEVLRDLTMRSLSPAAATKLFTAPLRNSFSGRNMTRASSISKTSDIVQPPGGPTRLSTSDIPIKRKTEEPELQGIEYASAKRNTDFHTIFKDTVVSPIERLIADYSCALSKDILIQGRLYISDRHICFYSNILGWMKTVVVPFKEIVQIEQKNTAVLFPNAISIQTLHDKFLFASFISRDSTFDQIMDIWNQTIINKNFKPKRGTMGSADLMNDENLTLDSEASSMDYDDEDVQTNDRTSTSITDSYGNRDESDSYDDDDTDDINPDDMTSSSEESTNSVSDEARPSGLSKSSNSQSSAQLGPSKHEPTTPDYTPKENEREMGETILNAPLGTVINILYGSDVQYFDRILKAQGNYDISKFNEIIQSKKREYVYTKPISGSIGPSKTRCEITESIDKLDLKNYVQVTQVSKTPDIPSGNSFVVKTIFLFCWADDNSTKVKVYTYVDWSAKSWIKAAVEKGTFDGIKSSTKILFEELEDIIEENKGKSSSPDNRKDIEEVLSSLPCLGPKEHEPTECTFEKSSGYEIIDDKISFKSPVGTIFQLICGDDTSYMKRILERQKNIEISDIPPFQNKTRKYTYVKPLPGSIGPKQAKCYIEEKIESDDVNTCMVLEQISKTPEIPSGNSFEVHTKFYFSWGEKNTTNVLAATNIEWTGKSWIKSAIQKGSINGQKASVQDMVAEIKDILSSASSTTKRRPTISRRKTERSRSKRKTISKSREQPEVQNGGLYATVQEIYGIVKDLVADLPPIILAAAAVVLLILIIFVPRLCSSLFHRSPSPHFVSPSTIVMDGEEYYVLPAMETYYGRNRRGNKNKPFSKLYSDSEYDLWNWIDSHSGSELNKKSGPNLDVNYNINSTIPLNKAVEHKKQNLKEVIRLTELQLMKLKEKANLTDNST, encoded by the coding sequence ATGACGTTGACCATTGGTGAGGAGACCAAATCCAGACTAAGATCGCTAAGCGGGAATACTAGTTCGTTGCTAAATTTAAACAAACgcaagaagaagaacaaggaaaagaaaaaggataaGGACAAGAGTCAACCAAAGTCTCAGGGCAATACACGTGTGCTACGGTCTACGAGTCTGAAACCCAATGTCAATGATGATGCATCTGCATTATCGTCGAATTCGAGCTATGATAAGGTGTATTTGATGGATGGGAGTGACCATAAAGCAGGATCTGCGAATCATGCCTCTGATAAGAACAATGTTTCAAGCACGGGTTCAGGTATCCAAAGCATCAAGATTCGTAGTAGCAGACAGTCTGGCGAAAAGTCAAGATCGAGGTCGCTGAGGATTTCTACATCATTGTCGAGGCTTCCgagaaagaattcattAAATGCAGGAAATGATACGTCTTCCACTGAGGGTTTCAATCAAACTGCAATGACAAGGGAAGAGAACACTGATCCATTGGGTTCGAGGTTACGGGTAAGCGATAGCAAGGCTTCTCTATCTGACGTACCATCAACGACTCTGTTCACCAAATTCAAGTCTTCGAAAAGTGATAGTGCGACTCCCGTAAAGAGTAAGCCAGACGAATCTGATTCCGGCCTCTTTTCATCGCTAATATCGGCTGCACATAACGCTGCTAACCATTTGATACCCAAAAGTTCACTGAAGAGTAGTAGCAGCCTTTACGATGAACCGTCCAATGGAGATAGAACTCAGTTGCTGACTTCTGGTATTGGTGGTACAGATACAAGTAATGATCCATACAACCATACAGGCTCATTTCTGAATCATTTAGACTTCCTTCTTGCTCCCAGCTCGAATAATGATTATTTACTGAAGAAGGCGACGACACTAGACACCCTTAATACCAGCGACTCCTCTACATCTTCCATTTCTCAACAAATGACTAATCCGTCTTCTACCGTGCCGTTATACGATGATAGCGATCAAGATGGTAATAACAGTGATGATATTGGTTCTGTGGGAACTTTCATGGATAAAGTCAAATTTACATCAGTAAAGCAAGATAATGCCCCCCCAATTTCGACCTTTGGGAGGGGAAATCTAACTTTAGATGCcattgaaaaggacaaAGATGATCTCAAGTCCACCGGCTTTCATACACCAAGTGTGCTGATTACCACAGACCAACCAGATCGACCGGTATCGTCTCCGTCCCCACTCTCAATGCCTAATGATGATGCAAATACGGACAGCAATACAAATTCTGCCAGTCCTTCATTCGAAAAAACTAGGCCGAGGAACGGTAGGTCAAGACGCCCCGAAGTGTTGAGAGATTTAACTATGAGATCATTGTCGCCTGCTGCAGCTACGAAATTATTTACAGCACCCCTAAGAAATTCATTTTCGGGCAGAAACATGACAAGAGCGAGTAGCATATCCAAGACCAGTGATATTGTTCAACCACCTGGAGGACCAACACGCCTGTCAACTTCGGACATTCCaataaagagaaaaacTGAAGAACCAGAACTTCAAGGCATTGAATATGCAAGTGCTAAGCGTAATACAGATTTCCATACAATCTTTAAAGACACCGTAGTATCtccaattgaaagattaaTAGCGGATTACAGTTGTGctttatcaaaagataTTCTCATTCAAGGTAGGTTATACATATCTGATAGACACATTTGCTTTTACTCGAATATTTTGGGATGGATGAAGACTGTTGTAGTTCCATTCAAAGAGATAGTTCAGATCGAACAAAAGAACACTGCCGTATTATTTCCTAATGCCATATCGATACAAACCTTACATGACAAGTTCCTGTTTGCATCTTTCATATCAAGGGACAGTACATTTGATCAAATTATGGATATATGGAATCAAACAATAATCAATAAAAACTTCAAGCCTAAACGAGGTACTATGGGATCTGCCGATCTGATGAATGATGAGAATCTGACTCTTGATAGTGAAGCTTCAAGCATGGATTACGATGATGAGGATGTTCAGACTAACGACCGGACTTCCACATCTATCACTGATTCCTATGGTAACCGTGATGAAAGTGATTCGTACGATGACGACGATACCGATGACATAAATCCAGATGATATGACAAGTAGCTCTGAGGAAAGCACAAATAGCGTGTCTGACGAGGCAAGACCCTCAGGACTTtccaaaagttcaaattcTCAAAGCTCAGCACAGTTGGGTCCTTCGAAACATGAGCCGACTACTCCCGACTACACgccaaaagaaaatgaacGAGAAATGGGGGAGACCATTTTGAACGCCCCTCTTGGTACAGTGATAAATATACTCTATGGCTCAGATGTCCAATACTTTGATCGAATATTAAAAGCTCAAGGCAACTATGATATCTCCAaatttaatgaaataatccaatccaaaaaaagagaatacGTGTACACTAAACCAATTTCCGGTAGTATAGGTCCAAGTAAAACTCGCTGTGAGATTACTGAATCAATCGACAAGTTAGATCTCAAAAATTACGTGCAGGTCACACAAGTCTCGAAAACTCCCGATATACCTTCGGGTAATTCCTTCGTTGTTAAAACAATATTCTTATTCTGTTGGGCTGATGACAATTCAACCAAGGTGAAAGTGTATACTTACGTGGACTGGTCTGCTAAGAGTTGGATCAAAGCGGCTGTTGAAAAGGGAACCTTTGACGGAATAAAATCTTCTACGAAAATTCTTTTCGAGGAACTTGAAGACATCATCGAGGAAAACAAAGGTAAGAGCAGCTCCCCAGATAACAGAAAGGATATTGAAGAGGTTTTATCTTCACTACCATGTTTGGGACCTAAGGAACACGAACCAACCGAATGcacttttgaaaaatcaagCGGCTATGAAATTATTGACGATAAAATAAGTTTCAAGTCTCCTGTTGGTACCATCTTCCAATTAATATGCGGAGATGATACCTCATACATGAAGAGAATATTGGAAAGGCAAAagaatattgaaatatctgaTATCCCACCATTTCAGAATAAGACTAGAAAGTACACATACGTCAAGCCGCTACCAGGATCAATTGGTCCAAAGCAAGCAAAGTGTTACATCGAAGAGAAGATTGAATCTGATGATGTTAACACGTGTATGGTACTTGAACAAATATCAAAGACACCAGAAATCCCATCTGGTAATTCATTCGAAGTGCATACCAAATTCTACTTCTCCTGGGGAGAAAAAAACACCACCAATGTCTTAGCAGCAACGAACATTGAATGGACTGGGAAAAGTTGGATCAAATCGGCTATACAAAAAGGATCTATAAACGGACAGAAAGCTAGCGTTCAGGATATGGTAGCTGAAATAAAAGacattctttcttctgcGTCGTCAACAACGAAAAGAAGACCAACGATATCTAGAAGGAAAACTGAAAGATCCAGGTCAAAGAGGAAAACCATATCAAAGTCAAGGGAACAACCAGAAGTACAGAATGGCGGATTATATGCAACTGTCCAAGAAATATATGGTATTGTTAAGGATCTAGTTGCTGACTTACCTCCTATTATTcttgctgctgctgctgtaGTGCTGCTTATACTAATCATATTTGTCCCTAGACTCTGTTCGAGTTTATTCCACAGAAGCCCATCGCCTCATTTCGTTAGTCCCAGTACAATTGTTATGGACGGGGAGGAGTACTATGTTCTGCCTGCCATGGAAACGTATTATGGAAGGAATAGGCGTGGTAATAAAAATAAGCCATTCAGTAAACTTTATTCTGATTCTGAATATGATCTATGGAATTGGATTGATTCACACAGCGGCTCGGAACTAAACAAAAAATCTGGACCGAATTTAGATGTCAATTACAATATAAACAGTACTATTCCTTTAAACAAAGCTGTGGAACATAAGAAGCAAAATTTAAAAGAGGTTATCAGATTAACTGAGTTACAATTAATGAAgctaaaagaaaaagcaaATTTAACCGATAACTCGACTTAA
- the HSP78 gene encoding chaperone ATPase HSP78 (highly similar to uniprot|P33416 Saccharomyces cerevisiae YDR258C HSP78 Oligomeric mitochondrial matrix chaperone that cooperates with Ssc1p in mitochondrial thermotolerance after heat shock prevents the aggregation of misfolded matrix proteins component of the mitochondrial proteolysis system) — protein MLRSAENLNRKLSRTSLLKNVKIYQPSISDVELGCTCRSFSSLVQKPNQTTVGISRGNKVISGLNIGARRPNISSIPPISTAFNVASVRSYAKNYNLNLNKDQEGGESALQQFGTNLTELAKQGKLDPVIGRDQEISRAIQILSRRTKNNPVLIGRAGVGKTALIDGLAQRIVANEVPESLKDKDLYALDLSSLVAGAKYRGEFEERLKNVLDEIDKSNGKIIVFIDEVHMLLGLGKTDGSMDASNILKPRLARGLRCISATTLDEFKIIEKDPALTRRFQPIILNEPSVHDTISILRGLKEKYEVHHGVRITDSALVSAAVLSNRYINDRFLPDKAIDLVDEACAVLRLQHESKPDSIQAIDRAVMTMQIELESLKKETDPVSVERREELEKDLEVKKKELERLTEIWETEKSELDSIKTAKEDLDKLRTELDICQREGDYAKASELRYAKIPELERKVALNSKKDTENNLLHDSVTSDDISKVIAKMTGIPMETVLKGDKDRLLYMQNSLRERVVGQDEAIDAISDAVRLQRAGLTSEKRPIASFMFLGPTGTGKTELTKALAEFLFDDESNVIRFDMSEFQEKHTVSRLIGAPPGYVLSESGGQLTEAVRRKPYAVVLFDEFEKAHPDVCKVLLQVLDEGKLTDSQGHQVDFRNTIVVMTSNIGQDILLHDTELGDDGKVSKKTKRSVIEAVKKNYPPEFVNRIDDLIVFNRLSKEVLRSIVDIRLKEIQERLNDKRMTLNLTDEAKDWLTERGYDPLYGARPLNRLIHKQILNPMAIQLLRGQLRHEETVNVVIEDSKLVVKPNHDPESSELGNDKQADVE, from the coding sequence ATGCTAAGGTCTGctgaaaatttgaatcGTAAGCTAAGTCGGACGTCGCTATTAAAGAACGTTAAAATATATCAACCTAGTATATCTGATGTTGAACTTGGATGTACGTGCCGGTCTTTTAGCAGTTTGGTTCAAAAACCAAACCAAACTACAGTTGGAATAAGCCGGGGTAATAAAGTTATATCTGGTTTAAATATTGGTGCTAGAAGGCCCAATATAAGTAGTATACCGCCCATTTCTACTGCATTCAATGTCGCTTCTGTTCGTAGCTATGCTAAGAATTATAATTtaaatttgaataaagatCAGGAGGGTGGAGAATCAGCTTTACAACAGTTCGGTACGAATTTAACGGAGTTGGCTAAACAGGGGAAATTAGACCCAGTGATTGGTCGTGATCAGGAAATATCGAGAGCTATCCAAATTCTTTCGCGTAGAACCAAGAACAATCCAGTGTTGATCGGTAGAGCCGGTGTCGGTAAGACTGCGTTGATTGATGGTTTAGCTCAAAGAATTGTTGCCAATGAAGTGCcagaatctttgaaagacaAAGACTTATACGCTTTGGATTTAAGTTCATTGGTCGCTGGTGCTAAGTACCGTGGTGAATTCGAGGAAAGGTTGAAGAACGttttggatgaaattgataagTCCAATGGTAAgatcattgttttcatcgatgaagttCACATGTTACTAGGCTTGGGTAAGACAGATGGCTCTATGGATGCTTCGAATATCTTGAAACCGCGTTTGGCAAGAGGGTTACGTTGTATCAGTGCTACCACATTGGATgaattcaaaatcattgaaaaagacCCTGCCTTGACCAGAAGATTTCAGCCTATCATCTTGAATGAACCTTCTGTTCATGATACAATCTCAATCTTGAGAGGTCTAAAGGAAAAGTATGAAGTGCACCACGGTGTAAGAATCACAGATTCAGCCTTAGTTTCCGCTGCTGTGCTATCCAACAGATACATTAACGACCGTTTCCTCCCAGATAAAGCTATTGATTTGGTCGATGAAGCATGTGCTGTTTTACGTTTGCAACACGAGTCAAAGCCTGACTCCATTCAAGCAATTGATCGGGCTGTTATGACAATGCAAATTGAATTAGAATccttgaagaaagaaactgaTCCCGTTTctgttgaaagaagagaggaacttgaaaaggatttggaagtgaagaagaaagaattggagAGGTTGACTGAAATTTGGGAAACCGAAAAATCTGAATTGGATTCCATCAAGACTGCCAAGGAAGATTTAGATAAGTTGAGAACCGAATTGGATATTTGTCAAAGAGAAGGTGATTATGCCAAGGCTTCTGAACTAAGATATGCCAAGATCCctgaattggaaagaaaagtagCACTGAACAGCAAGAAGGATACTGAAAACAACTTGTTACATGACTCTGTTACCTCTGATGACATTTCTAAAGTCATTGCCAAGATGACAGGTATTCCAATGGAAACCGTTTTGAAAGGTGATAAGGACAGATTACTATATATGCAGAATTCATTAAGAGAAAGAGTTGTTGGTCAAGATGAAGCAATCGATGCTATAAGTGACGCAGTGCGTTTACAAAGAGCTGGATTGACCAGTGAAAAGAGACCTATTGCTAGTTTCATGTTTTTGGGACCTACTGGTACCGGTAAGACAGAATTAACTAAAGCTTTGGCAgagtttttgtttgatgatgaatctaACGTTATCAGATTTGATATGTCTGAATTCCAGGAGAAACATACAGTATCAAGATTAATCGGTGCACCTCCCGGTTATGTGTTAAGTGAAAGCGGTGGTCAGTTAACTGAAGCCGTGAGACGTAAGCCATATGCTGTTGtattatttgatgaattcgaAAAGGCTCATCCAGATGTTTGTAAAGTCTTATTGCAAGTATTGGATGAAGGTAAACTAACAGATTCTCAAGGTCACCAAGTTGATTTCCGTAACACCATTGTTGTTATGACATCGAACATCGGCCAAGACATTTTGCTGCATGATACCGAATTAGGTGATGATGGTAAGGTTAGCAAGAAGACTAAGAGAAGCGTAATTGAAGCTGTTAAAAAGAACTATCCTCCAGAATTTGTCAATCgtattgatgatttgattgTCTTTAACAGACTATCAAAAGAAGTTCTCCGTTCAATCGTCGATATTAGACTCAAggaaattcaagaaagattgAACGACAAGCGTATGACCCTAAATCTAACTGACGAAGCTAAGGATTGGTTAACTGAAAGAGGTTATGACCCATTGTACGGTGCTAGACCTTTGAACAGATTGATCCATAAACAAATCCTAAATCCAATGGCTATTCAATTGCTAAGGGGTCAATTGAGACACGAGGAGACTGTAAATGTGGTTATTGAAGATAGCAAGTTAGTGGTTAAACCAAACCACGATCCCGAATCAAGTGAACTCGGAAATGACAAGCAAGCTGATGTTGAGTAA
- the PEX3 gene encoding Pex3p (similar to uniprot|P28795 Saccharomyces cerevisiae YDR329C PEX3 peroxisomal membrane protein): protein MTGNRSLVQRHRKKFVVSSVLFATLFATCAITVYFSKRWLYKQHLKMTEQRFVKEQIKRRFVQTQQDSLYTLYELMPVMTLVLAKDFDLDSIVEALKGKKLQKKLSKGEIAGNELENEGLSSGMSAMTPAPSVSAKSPQSADTTSVSETSTKSKAELWDDLKLKAITKIIILSYTTSLLMLLTRLQLNILARREYLDTAINSAMEKEREKKANQYSVLSWFSSWITEKSNNLPSEKADPRNSDGTIDTDTRSIASTANPEKSRYVNEQAFLSLSWWLLNRGYLQYKSIIEQLVKEEFQNSNPRDIMTMDEFSGKISKIFVTTNKQFFQQPQSNEMFISCLLPEPNLERFVLQQTLEQDALKVLYEDNLLLKQLVQETNKCLQSPGTWIVLESLIDETFHTIMEQIEDNVNSKSKPKSNDDDTKVVDISKNSYQIALFSIATKDCTNEMLKAGLVSMNNKFLQKLHSISALDDLSACVYSNFGL from the coding sequence ATGACTGGGAATCGATCTCTGGTTCAGAGACACAGAAAGAAGTTCGTTGTTTCTAGTGTTTTGTTTGCTACGCTATTTGCTACATGCGCTATTACGGTCTATTTCAGTAAAAGATGGTTGTACAAGCAGCATTTGAAAATGACGGAGCAACGATTTGTCAAGGAACAGATCAAACGGAGGTTTGTACAAACTCAGCAGGACTCGTTGTACACTCTTTATGAATTGATGCCGGTAATGACGTTAGTGTTGGCTAAGGATTTCGATCTTGATTCTATTGTAGAGGCTCTAAAGGGGAAAAAGTTACAGAAGAAGCTTTCCAAAGGTGAAATAGCTGGGAATGAGTTGGAAAATGAGGGCTTAAGTTCAGGAATGAGTGCGATGACGCCTGCACCCAGTGTGTCAGCGAAATCTCCGCAATCTGCAGATACCACTAGCGTTTCTGAAACGTCTACGAAATCCAAGGCCGAGCTTTGGGACGATTTGAAACTCAAAGCTATCACCAAGATCATTATCTTGTCCTATACCACATCATTATTGATGCTTTTAACCCGattgcaattgaatatattgGCAAGAAGAGAGTATTTGGATACTGCCATCAATTCTGCCATGGAAAAGGAAAGGGAAAAGAAGGCTAATCAATACTCAGTCTTATCTTGGTTCTCTAGTTGGATCACTGAAAAGAGCAACAATTTACCCAGTGAAAAAGCTGACCCAAGAAACAGCGATGGTACTATTGACACGGACACAAGGAGCATTGCATCCACTGCGAACCCTGAAAAATCGAGATACGTTAACGAACAAGCTTTCTTATCCTTATCGTGGTGGTTATTAAACCGTGGATACCTACAATACAAGAGtatcattgaacaattggtGAAAGAAGAGTTCCAAAATTCGAACCCAAGAGATATCATGACAATGGATGAGTTCAGTGGCAAGATAAGCAAGATATTCGTCACCACAAACAAgcaattctttcaacagCCACAATCGAATGAAATGTTCATTTCATGTCTACTTCCTGAACCTAACTTAGAGagatttgttcttcaacaaacttTAGAACAAGATGCTTTGAAAGTACTATACGAGGATAATCTATTACTAAAACAACTTGTACAAGAGACCAACAAATGCCTACAATCACCTGGAACATGGATTGTCCTGGAGTCTTTAATCGATGAAACATTCCACACAATCATGGAACAAATCGAGGATAATGTCAACAGCAAATCGAAACCTAAATCGAATGATGACGACACCAAAGTAGTCGATATATCCAAAAATTCATATCAAATCGCATTATTCTCTATCGCCACGAAAGACTGCACAAACGAAATGTTGAAAGCGGGACTCGTATCAATGAACAACAAGTTCCTACAGAAACTACACTCCATCTCGGCACTTGACGATCTCAGTGCATGCGTATATAGTAACTTCGGTCTATGA
- a CDS encoding bZIP transcription factor (some similarities with uniprot|P40917 Saccharomyces cerevisiae YOR028C CIN5 Basic leucine zipper transcriptional factor of the yAP-1 family that mediates pleiotropic drug resistance and salt tolerance; localizes constitutively to the nucleus), with protein sequence MSMNNSQSSLLNLASLVQEESNNSGSGNVENGTRSSVSNTGSNFSNTPRAMQDLSLPQLNYNSSGGTSNTGTNLKNNNGNANNRNINSSHHHNNNNINNNNNDGNNTDALNDSDRNSATEGSISSGNDASSNDNRDLSVGSGSTANQKENMNGKTNNENGNTLDQEDNGELNDEDVEDRIRDTANSTGRSTPGFMQYPKSTMSTASLQRMNIPVPGIDMPLVTGDNSPQLSPMNMNNLNNMNLGNHHSLGKIGASPLVNSTLGNSTTPSVTTTPVGAELGGTGRINTNGSGNGTLMGMQMPMMLNSGSDSNTNPNANAKLTNNSNGGGGVMYNGGIPGLNNMPNTASQRMMNMKSDLTDLPMNPPNSNNTTTSTNTINGTTGINSSTTNATGNQSSQTSGSNPASLLQNSTTLATSTLPTITMINDGERLNTEGELIGKSGKALRNTKRAAQNRNAQRAFRQRREKYIKDLEFKARDYNRIAAELETYKAENRMLKFQLGQYQQKINL encoded by the coding sequence ATGTCGATGAATAACTCGCAGTCAtcgttgttgaatttggCCAGTTTGGTCCAAGAAGAGTCTAACAATAGTGGATCCGGAAATGTGGAAAACGGTACTAGGAGCTCCGTCAGTAATACCGGGTCTAATTTCTCTAATACTCCAAGAGCCATGCAAGATCTTTCATTGCCTCAGTTGAACTACAATAGTAGCGGCGGAACCAGCAACACCGGTACtaacttgaaaaataaCAATGGTAATGCCAACAACCGAAATATTAATAGCAGTCATCAtcataataataataatatcaataataacaacaatgaCGGTAATAATACCGATGCACTTAATGATAGTGATAGGAATTCTGCCACTGAAGGGAGTATTAGTTCTGGGAACGACGCTTCTAGCAACGATAATAGGGATCTCAGTGTTGGTTCAGGATCCACAGCGAAccagaaagaaaatatgaACGGTAAGACcaacaatgaaaatggCAATACACTCGATCAAGAAGATAATGGTGAACTcaacgatgaagatgtcGAGGATAGGATACGTGACACTGCGAATTCAACAGGTAGGAGCACACCCGGTTTCATGCAATATCCTAAAAGTACCATGTCGACTGCGTCGTTACAGCGTATGAATATTCCGGTCCCGGGAATCGATATGCCCTTGGTAACAGGGGATAACTCGCCTCAACTTTCACCTATGAATATGAACAACCTGAATAACATGAATTTAGGGAACCACCATAGTTTAGGTAAGATTGGTGCTTCACCACTTGTGAACTCAACGCTTGGGAACTCCACTACGCCCTCTGTGACCACTACCCCGGTCGGGGCAGAACTAGGCGGTACTGGTCGTATCAACACGAATGGTTCTGGTAACGGTACGTTGATGGGCATGCAGATGCCTATGATGTTGAACAGCGGGTCTGATTCCAATACCAATCCAAATGCGAACGCTAAACTTACAAATAATTCCAATGGCGGCGGCGGTGTCATGTACAACGGCGGTATACCGGGTCTAAATAACATGCCAAACACGGCTTCTCAAAGAATGATGAACATGAAATCCGACCTTACGGATCTCCCAATGAACCCACCtaatagtaataatacCACAACCTCCACCAATACTATCAACGGTACCACGGGTATCAACTCTTCCACGACAAACGCAACAGGTAACCAGTCGTCACAGACATCAGGTTCAAACCCGGCGTCGCTACTACAAAACTCCACGACATTGGCTACTTCGACGTTACCTACAATCACAATGATAAATGACGGCGAACGTCTAAATACCGAAGGAGAATTAATTGGAAAGTCGGGAAAAGCATTGCGCAACACCAAGCGTGCTGCCCAGAACAGGAACGCTCAGAGAGCATTCAGACAGAGAAGAGAGAAATATATCAAGGATCTTGAATTCAAGGCAAGAGACTACAACAGAATAGCAGCAGAACTTGAAACTTACAAGGCAGAAAACAGAATGCTCAAGTTCCAACTAGGTCAGTACCAGCAAAAGATAAACCTTTGA
- the SKP1 gene encoding SCF ubiquitin ligase subunit SKP1 (similar to uniprot|P52286 Saccharomyces cerevisiae YDR328C SKP1 evolutionarily conserved kinetochore protein that is part of multiple protein complexes): protein MSKENQNVVLVSVEGERFVVDRKIAERSLLLKNYLQDLNSGDLHDDNDADDDEDDEEDGDDEIVMPVPNVRSSVLQKVIEWAVHHKDSNFPDEDDDDSRKAAPVDPWDREFLKVDQEMLYEIILAANYLNIKPLLDAGCKVVAEMIRGRTPEEIRRTFNIVNDFTPEEEAAIRRENEWAEDR, encoded by the coding sequence ATGTCCAAGGAAAACCAGAACGTTGTTTTAGTGAGTGTTGAGGGAGAGAGATTTGTCGTTGACAGGAAGATCGCTGAACGCTCACTTTTACTAAAGAACTACTTGCAAGATCTTAACAGTGGCGATTTGCATGATGATAACGATGCtgacgatgacgaagatgatgaagaggatgGTGACGATGAAATAGTGATGCCCGTGCCCAATGTGAGGTCGTCAGTATTACAGAAAGTGATCGAATGGGCCGTTCATCACAAGGATTCCAATTTCCccgatgaagatgacgacgaTTCGAGGAAAGCTGCGCCTGTGGATCCATGGGACCGTGAGTTCTTGAAAGTGGACCAAGAAATGTTATATGAGATTATTCTAGCAGCTAACTATCTAAATATCAAGCCATTGTTGGATGCTGGATGTAAAGTTGTTGCGGAGATGATTAGGGGCAGAACACCTGAAGAAATCAGAAGGACCTTCAATATCGTTAACGATTTCACTCCagaggaagaagctgcCATAAGACGTGAAAACGAATGGGCAGAAGACCGTTAA